GGGGCCGAGTCCCGTCTCACCGCTGCCCAGCTTGTCGTAGCGCAGCGAGGCGATGCCGTTCTTGGCGAAGGTGTCGGCGAGGCTTCGCAGCGTGCCGATGTCGCCCGGCAGACCTGGGCTGTTTCCCTCGCGGTCGGTCGGCCCGCTGCCCGCGACGAGCAGGACGGCGGGCACCGGCTTCCTGGTGTGCGCGGGAAGCCGAAGGCTGCCATGCAGCTCCAACCCGTCGGGTGCGGTGAAGGTGACGTCGCGATCGGTGCCCGTCCAACTCGTGACGGTGGGCGGCTCCTGTTCGGCATACGCCGCGGCCGAGCCGGCCACGGCGATGGAGGCCGCCGCCAGCACTCCGATCAGGGCGGACATGGGCCGTCGCCCGACGGCGGTCGTGTCGTCAGCGGCAGTGTGGTCAGAACCTTCTCGACGGGTACGCATCATCGGTTCCTCCCTCTCTGGCTCGTCGTGGCGGCGAAGCTGGGCAACGCCGATTCCCGCCCGAGGAATCCTTCCGCGCTCGCCGTGGCGGCCGGGAGGATCAGCGGACGCATAAAGAGATATCACATAAATAGCACCCGTTGGGCCGGTTTCGGAGATCGCGACCTCGGGCGGCCGGTTCAGCGGGTCGCCGACCGCCACCACCCGACGACCTCCTCGGCCACCCCCGGCGCGGCCACCAGCAGGACCTCCGGCGGCGGATCGCCTCGGCGGTCGTCGGCGGCCGAAGGTCGGCGGATCACCGCACCGGCCTCCGAAGCAAGGGCCAGCGCGCCCGCGACGTCGCGTTCCGGACAGCCGTGCAGCACGGCGGCGCTCACATGACCGAGCGCCACCTGCGTGATCGCCAGCGCGGAGCAGCCGAGGACCCGCACCCCGGCGTGTGCCTGGGCGGCGAGCCTGGTGAACTCGATCAGGCCCGGCCAGAGACCGGTGCGGGTCAACTCCGTGCACACCACCGCCCCGGCCGTGGAGCTCCGCCCGCCGCCGAGCGTCACCGGGACGCCGTTCGCCCGCATGCCCCGCCCGCGCGCTCCCGCGTAGACCTGGCCCCGGAACGGGTCCGCGACGGCGCCGACCAGCGGCCCGGTCTCGTCGAGCATCGCCAGGCTGTAGGCACACCAGGGCACGCCCGCCACGAAGTTCGCGTTGCCGTCGACGGCACTGACCAGCCAACGCCGGGAACTCGACCGGACGACGCCGTCGAGGCCGGGTGGGTCCGCGCCCGCCGGATCGCCGTCCGCGCCGATCAGCGGGATGTCGGGGAAGTGCTCGGCGAGCACTCGGCGGGTGTGCCGTTCCAGCGTGCGATGGGTGTCGGTCACCCAGTCGAACGGCGAGTCACGTGCGGCGGGCCGGGCACCGCGGCCCGCCTTGGCGATGATGACGTCGGCGGCGTCGCCCGCGAGGCGCCCGGCGATCTCCAGCGCCCGGGACAACAGCCCGGGGTCCATCGGCTGCCCTGACACGGACGGCATGAGGGTCATGCCGCCTTATCGTGACGTCCGCCGGTGTCTCCGATGCGACCAGAAGATGACGTGCGCCAGATCACTGAGCCAAGAGTTCGGATCATCGACCTTCCGGTCACCGCGTGCCCGCGCGGGCACGGTCTCGGCGCCGACCGACGCGCCCGGCGCGCCGACCGCCCGCGACGGCACGGGTTTCGAGACACGCCGAAGAGTTCGTCGGCGCGTCGTGGCGTGGCCGATGACGCCGATCACAGCTGATCACACAGGGTGCGACGGCGTTCACGGCGATGTCGCGGGACGGCAGCCGCCGTTCGGAGGTCTCCTCGGCGCCTTCGAGTCGCGGCCGTCCTCGCTCATGGCACCCCATGGCCTGCCCCGCCCCAGTAGGCTGAGCGGCGTGGTGAGGGCAGGCCTGGACAAGAATCCTCGGGAAGTCGCCGACATGTTCGACGGCGTCGCGGAGCACTACGACCGCACGAACACGGTGCTGACCGCCGGGATGGATCGTTACTGGCGTCGCGTCACCCTGGGGGCGCTGGCCCCGACTCCCGGCGAGCGGATTCTCGATCTCGCCGCGGGCACTGGGGTGTCCACCGTGGAGATCGGCCGGTCCGGCGCCTTCTGCGTCGCCGCGGACTTCTCCCTGGGGATGCTGCGTCGGGGCCGTGACCGCAAGGTGCCGATGGTCGCGGCGGACGGACTGGCGCTGCCCTTCGCCGACGGTGCCTTCGACGGCCTGACGATCATGTTCGCCCTGCGGAACTTCGCCGACACCGAGGGCGCGCTCCGGGAGATGCACCGGGTGGTGCGGCCGGGCGGCAGGCTGGTGATCTGCGAGTTCTCCACCCCGCCTTCGCCGCTGTTGCGCGAGCTCTACTTCAAGGGCGTGCTGACCGCGCTGCCGAAGGTCGCGAACCTGGTGGCCTCGAATCCGGTGGCCTACTCGTACCTGAGCGAGTCGATCCGTGCCTGGCCCGACCAGGAGGGCCTGGCGCGGCTGATCGGCGACGCGGGTTGGGAACGGGTCGCGTGGCGCGACCTCACCTTCGGGGCGGTCGCCGTGCACCGGGCCACGCGGTCGGCCTGAGTCCGCCGACCGGCCGGTGTGAAGCCTTCGTGAGTTTCGTCTCGATCTCGCGCCCGCAGGGGTGCGCGGTCGCCGTCTCGGCGGTTCGACATGGGCGGCGTCCTCGATGTGGAGGGCGGCCGATCAAGATCGAGAGGACGCCGCGGTCGCGAGGGGTCGCGCCGTGATCGACATCGAGCGGATCCGCTGATCAGGCATGGTCGTCGCGTGTCCGCGGAGGCTGCCTCGCCCCGGTCCGAGGTCGAGTGAGCGCCTCGCGGCGGAGCCCGTCCGGAAGAGGCAGGCCGACGGGCCGCCACGGGAGGCCGGCGCCTGAACGCTCCAGTGGCGGCGTGACCTAGACTCCCCGCAGACTTAGTGAACTCGTTCACAAGGAGCGGAATGAGCGGGGGCGATGACGTGACCTCATCGGGACAGACCGACAGGCGTCGCGCCGGTGACGACGCCCAGGTCATCGTGGTCGGGGCGGGCCCGGCGGGCGCGACCATGGCCGCGTACCTGGCCAGGGCGGGCGTCGACGTCCTGATGCTGGAGAAGTCGACCTTCCCCCGGGAGAAGGTCTGCGGTGACGGACTCACCCCTCGCGGGGTCAAGCAGCTCATCGACCTCGGCATCGACACCAGCGAAGAGGCGGGCTGGCTGCACAACAAGGGCCTGCGCGTCCTCGGTGGCGGCGTGACGATGGAACTGGACTGGCCGCAGCTGGCCACCTTCCCGCCCTACGGCGTCGTCCGCCCCCGACAGGACTTCGACCAGCTGCTCGCCGACCATGCGGTCCGCGCGGGCGCCAGGATGCTCCAGAACACCACCGTCACCGGCGCCGTCGTCGAAGACCGCACCGGTCGGGTCACCGGTGTCCGGGCCAAGACCGGCCCCGAGCGCACGCAGGTCGCCTACCGCGCGCCGCTGGTGATCGCCTGCGACGGCGTCTCGGCCCGGCTGGCGCTGTCGGTGGGCATCGATAAGCGGGACGACCGCCCGATGGGCGTCGCCGTCCGCCGGTACTACCGCAGTCCCCGGACCAACGACGACTACCTGGAGTCCCACCTCGAGCTGTGGGACCGCAGCGACCCGGGCGAGCCCCGGCTGCTGCCCGGATACGGCTGGCTGTTCCCGGTCGGCGACGGCACGGTGAACGCGGGCCTGGGCATCCTCTCCACGTCCAAGGCCTACGGCAGGACCGACTACCGGGCGCTGATGAAGACCTGGCTGGCGGGCACGCCCGAGGAATGGGGCTTCCGCGAGGAGAACGCCGTCGGGAAGATCCAGGGCGCCGCGCTGCCGATGGGCTTCAACCGGACCCCGCACTACCAGGCCGGTCTCCTGCTGGTCGGCGACGCGGGCGGGATGGTGAACCCCTTCAACGGCGAGGGGATCGCGTATGCCATGGAGTCGGCCAAGCTGGCCGCCGACTGTGTGATCCACGCGCTGGCCCGACCCACCGCCGCGTCGCGGGAACAGGCCCTGCGGCACTACCCCGTCGCGGTCCGGCAGGCGCTGGGCGGCTACTACCGCATGGGCGGCATCTTCTCGAAGCTGATCGGAAACCCGCTGGTCATGCGCGTCGCGACCCGATACGGGATGCCGATCGAACCCCTGATGCGTCGGTTCGTGCTGAAGCTGCTCGCGGGTCTCTACGACCCGAAGGACGGCGACGTGATGGACCGGTTGATCACCACCGCCACGCGGCTGACCCCCAGCGCGTGAAACCGGCAGGCAGGCAGCGGTTCGGCCTGCGGCGCACAGCCATCACTTAGGGCTGCCTAACAAGAACGAGACCGAAACCCACCCCTTAGGGTTCCAGCGGATGGCGGCTCAGCCACCCTGGATGGCAAGGATGAAAGGACGGCGGACGACGTGTTGGAGTCTTACCTCCCGCTCGTGTTGCTGTTCGCGTTGGCGGCTCTGTTCGCCTTGTTCTCGGTGACGGCAGCTCCATACATCGGGCCGCGCCGCTACAACAGGGCCAAGCTCGACGCGTACGAGTGCGGGATCGAACCCTCTCCGCAGCCGGTCGTCGGCGGTGGCCGGGTCCCGGTCAAGTTCTACCTGACCGGCATGTTGTTCATCCTGTTCGACGTCGAGGTCGTCTTCCTCTACCCCTACGCCGTGGCCCACGAGGCACTGGGTGTGTTCGGACTCTTCGCGGTCGGGACCTTCCTCATCGCCGTCACGATCGCCTTCGTCTACGAGTGGCGACTCGGCGGCCTGGACTGGGATTAGTCGAGCAGCAGCGGTCGTCGGGGAGGAACGCGAGAGACCATGGGACTTGAAGAGAAACTGCCGAACGGCATCCTGCTGACCAGCGTGGAGAAGCTGGTCAACTGGACGCGCAAGACGTCGATGTGGCCCGCCACCTTCGGGTTGGCCTGCTGCGCGATCGAGATGATGACCTCCGGCGGATCGCGCTACGACATCGCGCGCTTCGGCATGGAGCGGTTCAGCGCCACCCCGCGCCAGGCGGATCTGATGATCGTGGCGGGCCGGGTCACCAACAAGATGGCCCCGGTGCTGCGGCAGATCTACGACCAGATGCCGGAGCCGCGCTGGGTGCTGGCGATGGGCGTCTGCGCCTCGACCGGAGGCATGTTCAACAACTACGCGGTGGTGCAGGGCGTCGACCACGTCGTGCCGGTGGACATGTACCTGCCCGGCTGTCCGCCCCGCCCCGAGATGCTGCTGGACGCGATCCTGAAGCTGCACGCGAAGGTGATGGACGAGCCGCTCGGCCCGAAGCGCGCCGCCGTGCTCGCCGAGAGCGGCCACCGCACCGAACTGGTGCCCTCCTCGGTTCGTTATGCGAAGAAGAAGTGAGCGGGTGAGGCACTCGTGAGTGACGAGATCGACAAGAAGCTTCCGGACCGAGGTCCGCTCGCGGGCGACGGCAGCCTCAGCTCCGCCGAGCTCAGCAGCCGGGACGAGGCCGAGCACGAGGCACGCGGCGGCGTCGTCGCAGGACGAGCCCGGCAGGGCATGTTCGGCGTGCGCGGCAGCGGTGACACCAGCGGCTACGGCGGCCTCCGGCTGCCCGCCTACGTCCCGCCCGCCGCGGAGCGGCCGTTCGGCGGCTGGTTCGACGAGATGACCGACGAGCTGTATCTCGCGTTCGGGGAACGCGGCATCCCGGCGGACGCGATCCAGCAGATCACCATCGACCGCGGTGAGATCACCTTCTACCTGCGGCGTGAGCACCTGCTGGAGACCTGTCGAACGCTGCGTGACGACCCGGCGCTGCGCTTCGAGCTGTGCAGCTCGGTGTCCGGAGTGGACTACGGCGTCGACGTGCCGATGCGCCTGCACTCGGTGTACCACCTGACCTCGATGACGTACCGGCGGCGCATCCGCCTGGAGGTCGCCGTCGACGTCGACGACCCGCACATCCCCAGCGTCGTCGAGGTGTATCCGACGGCGGACTGGCAGGAGCGCGAGGCCTGGGACATGTTCGGCATCGTCTACGACGGTCACCCGGCGCTGACCCGAATCCTGATGCCCGACGACTGGGACGGCCACCCGCAGCGCAAGGACTACCCGCTCGGCGGAATCCCGGTGGAGTACAAGGGCGCGGAGATCCCGCCGCCGGACCAGCGGAGGTCCTACTCATGAGCAGAACGCACAGCACCAGCCCCGAGGCCGAGGGCGGCGACACGGTCGCCGACGTCACCACGGGCACCGACACCAGCCCGGCGGGACAGTCCGGCGGCCGCGACCCGTACGAGGCCACCTCGCGGCGGACCACCGAGGGTCAGGTCTACAACGTCAGCGGCGGCGACTGGGACGAGATCCCGACCTCCGCCGACAACGACGAGCGCATCGTCATCAACATGGGCCCTCAGCACCCGTCCACGCACGGCGTGCTGCGGCTCGTGCTGGAGCTCGAAGGCGAGACCGTCACCGAGTCCCGTGCGGTGATCGGCTACCTGCACACCGGCATCGAGAAGAACACCGAGTACCGGACCTGGACGCAGGGCGTCACGTTCGTGACGCGGATGGACTATCTCGCGCCGCTGCACAACGAGACCGCCTACTGCCTCGGCGTGGAGAAGCTGCTCGGCATCACCGCACCGCGTCGCGCCGACATCATCCGTGTGCTGCTCATGGAGCTCAACCGGATGAGCTCGCACCTGGTCTACCTGGCCACCGGCGGCATGGAGCTCGGCTCCACCACCGGCATGGTGTTCGGCTTCCGGGAGCGCGAGGAGGTCCTGCACCTCCTGGAGTTCCTGACCGGCCTGCGGATGAACCACGCCTTCATCCGACCCGGCGGCACCGCGCAGGACCTCCCCGTGGGCTATGAGAAGAAGATCCGCGACTTCCTGAAGGTCATGGAGAAGCGGATGAAGGACTACGACAACCTGTTCACGGGCCAGCCGATCTGGCGGCGCAGGCTGGGCGGCGTCGGGTACCTCTCGCTGGACGGCTGTCTCCAGCTCGGCGTCACCGGACCGATCCTGCGCTCCGCCGGACTGGCCTGGGACCTGCGCAAGGTCCAGCCGTACTGCGGGTACGAGGAGTACGAGTTCGACGTCCCGACGCTCACCGAGGGCGACGCCTTCGCGAGGTATCTCCTGCGTGTCGAGGAGATCCACCAGTCGATGCGCATCATCGAGCAGACGTTGCCCAAGCTCGCGGAGACCGAGGGCGAGCCGGTGATGGTCGCCGACGGCAAGATCGCCTGGCCCGCGAAGCTCACCATCGGTCCGGACGGCCTCGGCAACTCGCTGGAGCACGTGCGCAAGATCATGGGCCAGTCGATGGAGTCGTTGATCCATCACTTCAAGCTGGTCACCGAGGGCTTCGACGTGCCTGCGGGCCAGGTCTACGTGCCGGTCGAGTCGCCCCGCGGCGAACTGGGCTACCACCTGGTCTCCGACGGCGGCACCCGACCGATGCGCGTGCACGTCAGGGAGCCGAGCTTCGTGAACCTCCAGGCGTTCCCGGCGATGACCGAGGGCGGCCTGATCGCGGACGCCATCGTGTCGGTGGCCTCAATCGACCCGGTGATGGGTGGTGTGGACCGGTGACGAGTCATTCCGAGCAGGCCGCCGAGGCGGGCGCGCGGACGAGCGGTACGACGGCGGACACGGCGGAGACCGCCCGGCCGATCGAGCAGCCCGACGCCGCCCTGTTCGACGGTATCCGGGAGAAGGCCGCGCAGGTCGTCGCCCGCTATCCGCAGTCCCGGTCGGCGCTGCTGCCGCTGCTGCACCTGGTGCAGTCCGTCGAGGGCTGTGTCACGCAGGCGGGCATCGCGTTCTGCGCCGAGCAGCTTGATCTGAGCACCGCCGAGGTCAGCGCGGTGGCGACGTTCTACACGATGTACAAGCGTCGACCGTGCGGTGAGCATCTGGTCAGCGTGTGCACCAACGCGTTGTGCGCCACGCTGGGCGGCGACGACGTCTATGCCAGGCTCAAGGAGCGGCTGGGCGTCGGTCACGAGGAGACCGCGGGCGAGCCGGGCACGCCGGGCTCGATCACCCTGGAGCACGCCGAGTGTCTGGCGGCCTGCGACCTGGGGCCGGTCCTCCAGGTGAACTACGAGTACTTCGACAACCAGACGCCGGAGTCGGCGCTGGAACTCGTGGAGGCGTTGCAGCGCGGTGAGCGCCCGACCCCGACCAGGGGCGCGCCGCTCACCGACTTCAAGCAGGCGGAGCTCCAGCTCGCGGGCTTCTTCGAGGGGCGCGACTCCGACATCGCGGGACCGTCGGCCTCCGACGAGACGGTGCGGGGAGCACGGATCGCGGCCGAGCGGAGCTGGACCGCACCGCCGATGCCGGAGGACGCCGAGCTTCCTCCGGTCCCGGAGAAGAAGTGATGCGCGCGTCGAGACCCGTAGGGCTGTCGAGAACCGCGTGGTGTCCGACGCCGGTCGGCTGGCGCCGGGTGGGCAAGCAGGGAGTAGAACGGCGATGAGTGAACCGAACTCGACGAAGACCTCGTCGAACGGGGTGGCACCCCTGACCCCGGTGCTGACCCGTCGGTGGCTGTCCCCCGAGTCGTGGGGGCTGCGCACCTACGAGCAGCTGGAGGGCTACTCGGCGCTGCGCAAGGCACTGGGCGCCCACCCCGACCAGCTCATCACCTTGATGAAGGACTCCGGGCTGCGCGGTCGTGGCGGTGCGGGCTTCCCCACCGGCATGAAGTGGGGCTTCATCCCGCAGGGCGACGGCAAGCCGCACTACCTCGTGATCAACGCGGACGAGGGCGAGCCGGGCACCTGCAAGGACGTCCCGCTGATGATGGCGGACCCGCACTCGTTGATCGAGGGCGTCGTCATCACGTCGTACGCGATCCGGGCGAACTTCGCCGCGATCTACGTGCGCGGCGAGGCGCTGCACTGCATCCGCAGGCTGACGGCCGCGGTGAACGAGGCCTACCGCGCGGGCTACCTGGGCAAGAACATCCTGGGCTCCGGATTCGATCTCGACGTCGTGGTGCACGCGGGTGCGGGCGCCTACATCTGCGGCGAGGAGACCGCGCTGCTCGACTCGCTGGAGGGCAAGCGCGGCCAGCCGAGGCTGAAGCCGCCGTTCCCGGCGACCGCGGGCCTCTACTCCTCGCCCACTGTGGTGAACAACGTCGAGACGATCGCGAGTGTTCCCTACATCGTCAACGGCGGCTCCGACTGGTTCCGGAAGATGGGCCGGGAGCGCTCGCCGGGGCCGAAGATCTACTCGCTGTCCGGACACGTGGAGCGGCCCGGCCAGTACGAGGCGCCGATGGGCACCACGCTGCGGGAGCTGCTGGAACTCGCGGGCGGCATGAAGGACGGCATCCCGCTGAAGTTCTGGACGCCGGGCGGCTCCTCCACCCCGCTGTTCACCGCCGAGCACCTCGACGTCCCGCTGGACTTCGAGGGCGCCGCGGAGGCCGGGTCGATGCTGGGCACCACCGCCCTGCAGATCTTCAACGAGACGGTCTCGGTGCCGTGGGCCGTGATGAAGTGGACCGAGTTCTACAAGCACGAGTCCTGCGGTAAGTGCACCCCCTGCCGGGAGGGCACCTACTGGCTGGTGCAGATCCTGCAGCGGATGGTCCGAGGCGAGGGCCTGGAGTCCGACATCGAGACGCTGCTCGACGTCTGCGACAACATCCTCGGCCGCTCGTTCTGCGCGCTGGGCGACGGCGCGGTGAGCCCGATCACCAGCGCGATCAAGTACTTCAAGCAGGAGTTCCTCGACCTCTGCGAGAAGAACAGGAATGGCACCGCGGCCGACCCCGCGAGTCCCGCTCTGGCAGGAGCCCGCTGATGACCTCTGTTGAGAACAAGACCGATGCCGCGCCGGTGCCCGAGGGACACGTCCGGCTGACCATCGACGGCATCGAGGTCGACGCGCCGAAGGGCGAGCTGCTGATCCGCACGGCGGAGCGGCTGGGCATCGTCGTGCCCCGGTTCTGCGACCACCCGCTCCTCGACCCGGCCGGCGCCTGCCGCCAGTGTCTGGTCGACGTGGAGATGGGCGGCCGGAAGATGCCCAAGCCGCAGGCCTCCTGCACGATGACCGTGGCCGACGGCATGGTCGTCAACACCCAGCGCACCTCGCCGGTGGCGGACAAGGCGCAGCAGGGCGTCATGGAGCTGCTGCTCATCAACCATCCGCTGGACTGCCCGATCTGCGACAAGGGCGGCGAATGCCCGTTGCAGAACCAGGCGCTCAAGCACGGCCGCACGGATTCGCGGTTCCACGAGCACAAGCGGACCTTCGCCAAGCCGCTCGCGGTCTCCAGCCAGGTTCTGCTGGACCGGGAGCGCTGCGTGCTCTGCCAGCGCTGCACCAGGTTCTCCAAGGAGATCGCGGGCGACAGCTTCCTCGACCTGCTCGAGCGCGGTGCGCAGCAGCAGATCGGCACGGCGTCGACGGCGGTGACCGAGGGCGGCATCACCGCCAGCGGCGGCCTGACCCTGCTGGAGGGCGGCGAGTCCGCCGCGGTGGCGGGCGGCGACCAGAGCTACTTCTCCGGCAACACCATTCAGATCTGCCCGGTGGGCGCGCTGACCAGCGCCGCCTACCGGTTCCGGGCGCGTCCCTTCGACCTCGTGTCGACGCCCGGCGTCTGCGAACACTGCTCCTCCGGCTGCGCCGAGCGCACCGACTGGCGGCGGGGCAAGGTCACTCGCAAGCTCGCGGGCGACGACCCCGAGGTCAACGAGGAATGGCTGTGTGACAAGGGCCGGTTCGCGTTCCGCTACACCACGGCGCCGAACCGGCTGCGTCGCCCGCAGGTGCGTGACGCCGAGACCGGTCTGCTGCGGGACGCCTCATGGACCGAGGCGCTGCGGGTGGCCGCCGACGGCCTGACCGCGGCCCGAGAGGGCCGGGGCGCCGCCGTGCTGACGGGCGGCAGGCTCACCGTCGAGGACGCCTACGCCTACAGCAAGTTCGCCCGGATCGCCCTGAACACCAACGACATCGACTTCCGCGCGCGGCCGCACTCGGCCGAGGAGCTGGCGTTCCTCGGCTCGCAGGTGGTCGGCAGCACGCCGGAGTCGGGCGGGGTCACGTTCGCCTCGCTCGAGGCCGCGCCCGCGGTGCTGTGCGTGGCCTTCGAGCCCGAGGACGAGGCGCCCATCGTCTTCCTGCGGCTGCGTAAGGCCGCGCGGAAGAAGGGCACCAAGGTCTTCCACCTCGGACAGTGGTCCACGCCGGGCGTGCGCAAGACCACCGACCGACTGAACCCCGGCAGGCCAGACCCCGGCGGCGGGCTGCTCGCCTGCGTTCCCGGCGGCGAGGCGGCGGCGCTCGACGCGTTGCCGACCCATGCCGAGGACATCGAGAGCGCGCTGACCTCCTCGAACGCCGTGATCCTCGTCGGCGAGCGTGCCGCGGAGGTGCCCGGCCTGTTCTCCGCGGTGCTGCGACTCACCGAACGGACCGGGGCCAGGGCCGCCTGGATTCCGCGACGTGCTGGTGAGCGTGGGGCGCTGGAGGCGGGTGCGGTCCCGACCCTGCTGCCCGGCGGCAGGCCCGTCACCGACGAGACCGCCCGCAACGAGGTCGAGCTGGCCTGGGGGCTTCAGGCGGGGACGCTGCCCGCGACCCCGGGTCGCGACACCTCGGCGGTGCTCGCCGCCGCCGCGGCGGGCGAGCTCGACGCCCTGGTGGTCGGCGGTGTCGACCCCGACGACCTGGCGGACCCAGAGCTGGCCGAGCGCGCCTTGAACAAGGTCGGCTTCCTGGTCAGCCTGGAGCTGCGCAGCAGCGCGGTCACCGAACGCGCCGACGTCGTGCTCCCGATCGCTCCCTCGGTGGAGAAGTCGGGCAGCTACCTCAACTGGGAGGGACGCGAGCGGCCGTTCGTCACGACGATCGACGGCACCGGCGTGCTGCCGGACTGTCGGGTGCTGGACACGCTGGCCGTCGAGATGGACGCCGACCTGTTCACGCAGACGCCTGCCGCCTCGGCGGGCGACCTCGCCCGGCTCGGCCGCCACGACGGCACCAGGCCGCCCGCGCCGACCGTGGCGCCCGCGACCCGGCGCGTGCCGACGGCCGACCAGCTCACGCTGGCGACCTGGCGGCAGATGCTGGACAACGGTTCTCTCCAGGAGGAGGAGCCGAACCTGGCGGGCACCGCCCGCACCCCGGTCGCGCGTCTGTCGCCCGCGACCAGCGCCC
This genomic stretch from Actinoalloteichus hoggarensis harbors:
- a CDS encoding NADH-quinone oxidoreductase subunit G; the encoded protein is MTSVENKTDAAPVPEGHVRLTIDGIEVDAPKGELLIRTAERLGIVVPRFCDHPLLDPAGACRQCLVDVEMGGRKMPKPQASCTMTVADGMVVNTQRTSPVADKAQQGVMELLLINHPLDCPICDKGGECPLQNQALKHGRTDSRFHEHKRTFAKPLAVSSQVLLDRERCVLCQRCTRFSKEIAGDSFLDLLERGAQQQIGTASTAVTEGGITASGGLTLLEGGESAAVAGGDQSYFSGNTIQICPVGALTSAAYRFRARPFDLVSTPGVCEHCSSGCAERTDWRRGKVTRKLAGDDPEVNEEWLCDKGRFAFRYTTAPNRLRRPQVRDAETGLLRDASWTEALRVAADGLTAAREGRGAAVLTGGRLTVEDAYAYSKFARIALNTNDIDFRARPHSAEELAFLGSQVVGSTPESGGVTFASLEAAPAVLCVAFEPEDEAPIVFLRLRKAARKKGTKVFHLGQWSTPGVRKTTDRLNPGRPDPGGGLLACVPGGEAAALDALPTHAEDIESALTSSNAVILVGERAAEVPGLFSAVLRLTERTGARAAWIPRRAGERGALEAGAVPTLLPGGRPVTDETARNEVELAWGLQAGTLPATPGRDTSAVLAAAAAGELDALVVGGVDPDDLADPELAERALNKVGFLVSLELRSSAVTERADVVLPIAPSVEKSGSYLNWEGRERPFVTTIDGTGVLPDCRVLDTLAVEMDADLFTQTPAASAGDLARLGRHDGTRPPAPTVAPATRRVPTADQLTLATWRQMLDNGSLQEEEPNLAGTARTPVARLSPATSARLGLAEGDLLTVRTERGSVALPLSPADLPDDVVWLPANSGDSTVRRSLAAGHGSLVHLDGVQNGGAR